AGCAGAGCCTGTCCGCATCGCTCTGGAAGACAGCCATAGAACGGACACCCCGCTGGGTTAGGTGGTGCGGATGACCGACAGCGATTATTCGAGATATTCGAGCCATGGTGGGAATGCTAACAGTTTCACAGGGGGATGTCAATGGTAAATTGTATTATGTCCCCGGAATATACTCGGAATATACTCTGTTAAGCTGACTTTACATATTGCACGTTAATTTGTTAATCGTCATTGACAATTATGGCATATTTATTTTGCTTTGTAAGGCAGCGCCTCCATCGGCAGAAGGCCGGCTAAGGCTTCGAATTCCGGATCTTGATGAATGAGGATCGCTTGGTTCTGGATGGCATATGCGGCAACAATAGCATCCGCCAACGACACATGATGTTCCGCCTTCAGCCGGGCCGCAGTCAAGAGGATCTGCTCATTCATGTCCCACAGAATTGCCGCCGGCAATTGTCTGATGAGGGCATAACGGCGATCAGCCTCCGCCCGCCCTGCTTCCCGGAGGCTGATGTAGTAAGTCTCCATCAGAACCGGCCAGGGCAGCAGTGTTCCCACCAGCCTCAGGACCGTCTCCACGCGATCGCTTCCTTCTTCATCCTCGATGAAGGTCAAAAGCGCCGAGGTGTCCAGAAGGTAAACATTAGTTTCCAATGCGGTCGCCGGCGACATCTCAGGTTTTTTCCTCGCTGACGAGATCGGCGCGACGTTCTGTCAACAGACGGTCAACCAGCTTCTGACCGCGCCCACGTCCCCGCAGAGACGCGACAGAATCCAGCGGCACCGGGACGACACGGATTGTCTCGCCGTCATCGAGCCAGGCCAGATGCACCTGGCCGGTTATGTGGTAACGCTTCCTGATGGCCGCGGGGATAACCGTCTGTCCGCGTTTTGTTACGGCTGTTTGCATAATTGACCTCCTTCTTTAAGATTCTACAAGACATTTTTATAAAATGCAAGCCGTGAAAAGCATGATCTGCTGCACTTTCCCCGCCGTGAAAATACTTATATATAAAAATATCAATTTATGCTATTGAGGCTACCATTCAGCTCGATAAAGGAACTATTTTCATACCTGAAAAATAATGAATAAAATTATATGTATTGCCAATCAAAAAGGTGGCGTCGGCAAGACGACGACGGCCATCAATCTGTCCGCTTCTATTGCCACGGCGGAAAAGAAGACCCTCTTGATTGATTGCGATTCACAAGGCAATGCCAGCAGCGGCCTAGGCGTAAATCAGGACCTGATCAGAGAAAAAAATTTCTACCATGCCTTGATCGGCGACCTGCCCCTGAGAGATGTCATTCTGCCCACGGCGGTGCCGAATCTGGACATCGTACCCTGCAATCGCGATCTGGTCGGCGTGGAGGTGGAGTTTGTCGCTATCCAGAATCGCGAGAAGCAACTGCGCACTCTATTGCAACAGTTGGATGTTGTTTATGATTTTATTATTATTGACTGTCCCCCCTCGCTGGGGTTTTTGACCGTCAATGCGATGGTGGCCTCTGATTATCTAATTGTGCCG
This genomic stretch from Deltaproteobacteria bacterium harbors:
- a CDS encoding PIN domain-containing protein, which produces MSPATALETNVYLLDTSALLTFIEDEEGSDRVETVLRLVGTLLPWPVLMETYYISLREAGRAEADRRYALIRQLPAAILWDMNEQILLTAARLKAEHHVSLADAIVAAYAIQNQAILIHQDPEFEALAGLLPMEALPYKAK
- a CDS encoding AbrB/MazE/SpoVT family DNA-binding domain-containing protein, which codes for MQTAVTKRGQTVIPAAIRKRYHITGQVHLAWLDDGETIRVVPVPLDSVASLRGRGRGQKLVDRLLTERRADLVSEEKT
- a CDS encoding AAA family ATPase; the encoded protein is MNKIICIANQKGGVGKTTTAINLSASIATAEKKTLLIDCDSQGNASSGLGVNQDLIREKNFYHALIGDLPLRDVILPTAVPNLDIVPCNRDLVGVEVEFVAIQNREKQLRTLLQQLDVVYDFIIIDCPPSLGFLTVNAMVASDYLIVPLQCEYFAMEGLGHLINTVRLIKAKLNPSLTLGGILLTMYDTRNLLSRRVSEDVRKYFGDKVFNVVIPRNVRLSESPSHGLPIILYDIKSRGAIAYMELAQEILSNGRL